A region of the Pseudoprevotella muciniphila genome:
GTTTACAGAAGAACAAACCATCCGCGGCACCCTTTACAAAACCACAAGTTGGGGCTACGAAGTGTTCATGGGACATGAGACAGACAGATCAAATTTTCCTCGCAGGGCTCCGAGTTCCTACAATAACAAGAGCACATCGTGGTGCTATTACGAAGGAAAATACCCTGACGTGGAAGACGGTGAGCCTTTTGATTATGGACCTATCTGGCGTGCCGTAAACATAGTGGCTGCCGGATCAGACGAACAGTTTGTTGACAGTTTTGAATACTACTTTGACAAACCCGTCATTGACGACTATTATCTCTTCCTTGAACTCATCCTTGCCACCGACAACCATGGCAAGAATATGTTCTACTATTGTTACGACACCAACCCTTCTGCAAAAAAACTGGCAAAAGGTTTCACGGAGAAAGACAAAGTGGGCATTGCCGTTTGGGACCTCGATGGCACCTGGGGCAGGCGCTGGGATGGCGGAAACTCTTACACGAGCAATCCGCAAACCGATTTCGAGACCTTCATCAGCAGATATGAACACGGGCAACTGACTTACTTCACACGTCTGCGAAACATATCCTATTTCAACTGGGAAGAGACACTTGCGAGCCGATACTGCCAGGTGCGCCGCACATGGTTCAACCCCGATAGTCTGTGCAAGCGTTTTACCGACTACTACAGCCTCTTCGAAGAGAGCGGAGCAGACACCCGTGAGGAGGACAGATGGTATTCCTACCATTACTCTGTAGGCATCGGAGAAGACGTGGAATGGACATGCAACTGGATACGCAACCGCATTGCATATCTTGACAATAAATACGGCTATGCAGAAAGCACGGGAAGCATCACCATTTCTGCCAGTGGCTACAACACACACTTCAGCACGGAAGCCTACCGCGTTCCTGAGGGCGTGGAAGCAGGTGTGGTTACTGCCGTGAGAAACGACTCTATGAACATTGACTTCTGCTACCAGCCGGGAAGCATTATTCCCGCAAAAGCGGCAGTGATTGTTAAGGGTCAACCTGGCACATACAACACCACGATCTATGGTTCTACCTTACATGAAGAAATGCCAGAAACGAACCTCCTTAAAGCCTATGTACAAAGTGCAATAACCACAGGCGGAGCCGGCTACTTCCGCTTCAGTCATTCCAATGACTCAGCGTTAGTGGGCTTCTACGCACAAAGGAGTGCCCAAGGTGCATGGCAAGCAAGAGCCGGAGAGGTGTACCTTGTTACACCTACAAAGAATTCTGCAGACAGTGTGCTTATCAACCACCCGCAAAAACCTGTCATAGAAGAAGTAAGTATCACCATCAGCGAAGGTGGATACACCACCTACTTCAGCAGCAATTCCTATACCCTGCCAGCAGGTACAGAAGCAGGTATCGTAACCGCAGCCAGCAACACGGACATGACGGTGGATTACATCTACAAAGCAGGCGACGTCATCCCCGCCAACACGCCTGTAATCATAAAAGGCGCAACAGGTAACTACACCATTGCCATCATTGCTCCTGAAGGCACAGCGCCCTCTCCCAACCTACTCGTCGGTAGCGATGAGCCTACAGCGGTAACAGGCGATTACACCTATCGTTTCGACAAGGAAAACAGCGGAGAAACAATAGGTTTCTATAGGACAGATACATTTACGACTGGTGCACACGAGGCCTATCTCTCATTGTCAGCATTCAGTGAGGCAGACGCCTACTTGCTTAATGGTGGTGTGATTTCTGGTATCAACGAAATCAATGAAATGAGCAAGACAGGCATTGTTTACGACTTACAGGGTCGTATCGTGAAGAAGCCTGTGCGAGGAGGTATTTACCTCATCAACGGCAAGAAAGTTATTCTTAAATAACTATCCTGAACTATCATCTTTTAGCAAGCGCTCCTTTTTGGTGCGCTTGCTTTTTTTGGCAGAGAATTGTGCTTTTGGTAAAGCAAAACGTCTGATGGTTGCTTAATCCGAGTTAAAACCGTAAATTTGCATATCAAAACAAGGATCCGTTTGCCGGAAGGCATTGGAAGACATTGCTCGTACGACAAATTTCATGCAACAAGATTTCAAATACGACATCATTGTGGTTGGTGCCGGTCACGCCGGGTGCGAAGCGGCAGTTGCCGCTGCGCGCATGGGTGCCCGTACATGCATCATCACCATGGATATGAACAAGATTGCACAAATGAGTTGCAATCCTGCCGTAGGAGGCATTGCCAAGGGGCAGATCGTTCGCGAAATAGACGCCTTGGGAGGTCAGATGGGTCTTATAACCGATGCTGCATCCATACAGTTCCGTATGCTTAATCGCTCCAAGGGACCTGCAATGTGGAGTCCACGTGCACAGTGCGACCGCATCCGCTTCATACAAGAATGGCGCAAGGTGCTGGAGAATACGCCCAACCTTCACATTTGGCAAGATGAAGTTTGCGAACTGCTGACAAACAAAGGGCAAGTGAACGGTGTCCGCACCATTTGGGGTGCAGAATTCACTGCACGCTGCGTCATCATCACGGCAGGCACTTTCCTCAACGGCCTAATGCATGTGGGACGAAAACAGATTCCCGGCGGTCGCTGTGCCGAACCAGCAGTGCTTCACCTTACAGAGTCCATCACACAGCACGGCATCCGTGCGGAACGAATGAAAACCGGCACACCTGTCAGAATAGACAAGCGGAGTGTGCATCTTGACGAAATGGGATTAGAGCCTGGGGATGAAGACATGCGGACATTCTCATACATATCCGAAGGTCATCCCCTACCCCAACAGCCTTGCTGGACTTGTAACACAAACGAAGATGTGCACGATATTCTGCGCGGAGGATTGCCCGACTCTCCACTCTACAATGGCCAGATTCAAAGCATAGGTCCGAGATATTGCCCATCGATAGAAACCAAACTCGTTACCTTTGAGGGACGAGACCACCACCCGCTTTTTCTTGAGCCCGAAGGTGTCGACACCAACGAGATGTACCTCAATGGATTCTCGTCAAGCCTTCCCATGGATGTTCAGATTGAGGCATTGCGAAAAATACCTGCTCTGCGTGATGTGGTTGTCTATCGTCCTGGCTATGCCATAGAGTATGACTTCTTCGACCCGACCCAACTGACTCACAGTTTGGAATCCAAGCTCATAGACGGCCTCTTTTTTGCAGGTCAGGTAAATGGTACCACAGGCTATGAAGAAGCGGCAGGACAAGGTCTTATGGCAGGAATTAACGCTGTTTTGAAGTGTTCCGGTAACTCTTCCTTCACATTAGGACGCGACGAGGCATATATAGGTGTGCTGATTGACGACCTTGTAACCAAGGGTGTCGATGAGCCTTATCGTATGTTTACTTCACGCGCCGAATACCGCATCCTGCTCCGCCAGGACAACGCAGACATGCGGCTCACTCCCCACGCTCTCCGCTTAGGGTTGGCTACTAACAAAAGACGCTCTGTCTTTGAAAAGAAGGAAAAAGACATTCAAAGCCTGATGCAGTTTGTAAAAGAGACTGTTATACGCCCCGAATTCATCAACAACTTTCTTCAAAGCGTCGGAAGTTCTTCACTTAGAGGAAGTTGCAGGCTTTCTGATTTATTGGCTCGTCCTCAGGTAAACATGAACGCCCTGGCTGACAACGTGCCTATACTTCAGCAACACCTCGACCAGGTTTCTACTCGCAGGAAGGAAGTGGCCGAGGCTGCGGAGATAGAAATCAAATATGCTGGCTACATCTCCCGCGAGCAACAGTTGGCTGAGAAAATGCAGCGACTGGAGGATATAAAAATTAAAGGACATTTCGACTACGCCTCGCTTCATGAAATATCCACCGAGGGGCGACAAAAACTTATTGCAATAGATCCGGAAACACTTGGACAAGCGAGCAGAATTCCCGGCGTTTCGCCAAGCGATATCAGCGTCTTGCTTATTCTTTCAGGAAGATAAACGAAATGTTTCACGTGAAACAAAAAAAACAAGCAAACCGTTTCACGTGAAACAAAATATTTATAAAATGAATAAAGATTGTATTTTAGAAAACTTAAGAAACATCCCGAACTACCCCAAGCCTGGGATTCAATTTCAAGACGTCAGCACAATTTTCAAAAACGCTGAATGCCTAAAGGAAATGGCTGACGAGATTGTAAACCTTTACAAAGACAAAGGCGTCACCAAGGTTGTTGGTATAGAATCGCGAGGCTTTGTTCTCGGCGCGATTGTTGCATCACGATTGGGTGCAGGGTTTGTGATGTGTAGAAAACCCGGAAAACTACCCGGCACAACGCGTAAAGCATCGTACCAAAAAGAATATGGATACGACTGCATAGAAATTCACGACGATGCCATCAACGAAAACGACACTATCCTAATACACGACGACCTATTGGCGACAGGCGGTTCTATGTTGGCAGCATATAATCTGGTGAAGTCATTCAAACCGAAAGACATCTACATCAATTTCATCATTGAACTTTGCATGGAGGGTCTTGGGGGAAGAAAAACACTTGAGGGTACGAACCTTACCACACTGTTGCAAGTTTCAAGATAACAGATATGTTATAAAATCGTGTTTGTTTGAATAAAATGGATGCGGCGTTAGAGAGTAAATTAAAAAACATCGTAACAAACTTACCGGAGTCGCCAGGAAGTTATCAATACCTCGACGAAACCGGTAAAATTATCTATGTCGGCAAGGCGAAAAACCTTAAACGTCGTGTAAGTTCATATTTCAACAAAGACCAACAGTCACAGAAGACAAAACTTCTTGTTTCAAAAATACGTGATATACATTATATCGTCGTTAAAACGGAAGAAGACGCGCTTCTGCTTGAAAACAACTTAATCAAGCAACACAAGCCCAAATATAACATTCTTCTCAAAGACGGCAAGACGTACCCGTCAATTGCTGTAACAAAGGAATTTCTGCCACGGATTTTCAAGACCAGGAACCGCAATCTGAAACACGCTCTCCTATTCGGTCCTTACAGCCACGCGGGAACAATGTATGCTTTATTAGATTTATGCAAGGAACTTTATCAAGTACGCCCCTGCATGACACCCATAACCAAGGAGGGCGTTGAAACCGGAAAATACGACGTCTGTCTCCGCTATCATTTGCACAAGTGTAAAGCCCCATGCTGTGGCAGGCAAACCCATGAAGAATATGTCGCAAACATCGGACAATGTATTGAAATATTAAAAGGCAACACAGCAGAATTATCACGAAATCTTCGGAAGAAGATGGAGACGCTAAGCGAAGAATTGCGATTTGAAGAAGCCGAAGAAATAAGAAAAAAATACGAAATCATCGAAAATTTCCGTTCAAAAAGTACGGTTATTTCGAGTGTTGAGCACAACATTGACGTTTTCAACATTGACAGCGATGAAAAGGCGGCTTATGTCAACTACCTGCACGTAGTAAAAGGTTCCATTACGCAAGCCTATACTTTAGAATGTAAAAAGAAACTAGACGAATCCAACGAAGAAATTATAGCATACGCTATTATTGAACTGCGTGAAAAATTTGCATCAAACTCTAAGGAAATCGTTGTGCCATTTAAGGTAGATATTCCCGAATCCATCGCTATTCAAACCATACCACAACGCGGCGACAAATACCATCTGCTTGAACTTTCTGCGCTCAATGTAAAACAGTACAAGTTTGACAAACTTAAACAGGCTGAAAAACTGAATCCTGAACAGAAATCAGTACGACTGATGAAGGAGATACAAAAAGACCTTGGATTGAGTTCCCTACCCTATCGCATCGAACTGTTCGACAATTCAAACATCAGCGGTGAGGACGCTGTGGCTGCGTGTGTTGTGTTTGAGAAACTGAAACCTGCAAAAAAAGAATATCGCACTTATAATATTAAAACAGTTACAGGTCCTGACGACTATGCATCAATGAAAGAAGTTGTCAGAAGAAGATACAGCCGTATATTTGAAGAACTATCTTCCCTACCCGACCTGATTATTGCGGATGGCGGCAAAGGGCAAATGGAAGTGATACGCGAGGTTACAGAGGATGAACTAAAACTTAACATCCCTATTGCCGGACTTGCAAAAGACAAACGTCACCGCACACGCGAACTTCTGTTCGGTTTTCCGCAGAAGAGTATAGGAGTAGACCCTTCTTCACAACTCTTTCGCACACTTACCCAAATGCAGGACGAAGTACACCGCTTTGCCATCAAGTTCCACAGAAACAAAAGAAGCAAAAGACAGGTCGCCAGCGAACTTGATAAAATCGATGGAATCGGCAAAAAAACGAAAGAATTGCTGTTGAAGAAGTTCGGCAGCGTCAAAGTGATTAAAAACGCCGATGAAACCGCGCTTCAGAAGATTCTTGGACCTATAAAGGGTTCGAAGATATACCACAATTTACATAAAGGTGACATTTCTTCAGAGAAGATAAACGACATTTAAACTTTTCTGCTTAATTTTGTGTTACAAT
Encoded here:
- a CDS encoding CotH kinase family protein, with protein sequence MKRFIFLMFSLFGLLAVNAQIDFDETKEYYIKSIYNNGWIGRGAQHNATPQIYCVTTGAVDYDGWWIIKKTTDGTSYTIQNSQSGEYLVFDAVTYNSTNKYLMLSTDGTSDEAKWTFDYYSSQNALRVISVADNEYVFNLRTSGTPNLLGCYRNVNSASNNELFQFIDKDGNQVPTTEVKPDDPDPITGSFSEYVDSLQLDNKNLVYNKSSETFMMSLSESLRGGKDYKPTVSFKQIRNGNIRIRIGNNYAGNGEELSIPAVTCASPYNIAVELNGEIVASTTLSFTFLPIVQMNVASCNGSYYTNGTFHLLDPDRLFDDSLYTAKFKYRGATAQGYEKKAYNVKMIDAAGNKVDRTFLGMREDNNWVLDAMAIDKADMRNRVATDLWNDFSHEPYHQPFENKKVSTGTHGRFVEVFLNGEYRGIYCFTEKVDRKQLRLESLDTDLFTEEQTIRGTLYKTTSWGYEVFMGHETDRSNFPRRAPSSYNNKSTSWCYYEGKYPDVEDGEPFDYGPIWRAVNIVAAGSDEQFVDSFEYYFDKPVIDDYYLFLELILATDNHGKNMFYYCYDTNPSAKKLAKGFTEKDKVGIAVWDLDGTWGRRWDGGNSYTSNPQTDFETFISRYEHGQLTYFTRLRNISYFNWEETLASRYCQVRRTWFNPDSLCKRFTDYYSLFEESGADTREEDRWYSYHYSVGIGEDVEWTCNWIRNRIAYLDNKYGYAESTGSITISASGYNTHFSTEAYRVPEGVEAGVVTAVRNDSMNIDFCYQPGSIIPAKAAVIVKGQPGTYNTTIYGSTLHEEMPETNLLKAYVQSAITTGGAGYFRFSHSNDSALVGFYAQRSAQGAWQARAGEVYLVTPTKNSADSVLINHPQKPVIEEVSITISEGGYTTYFSSNSYTLPAGTEAGIVTAASNTDMTVDYIYKAGDVIPANTPVIIKGATGNYTIAIIAPEGTAPSPNLLVGSDEPTAVTGDYTYRFDKENSGETIGFYRTDTFTTGAHEAYLSLSAFSEADAYLLNGGVISGINEINEMSKTGIVYDLQGRIVKKPVRGGIYLINGKKVILK
- the mnmG gene encoding tRNA uridine-5-carboxymethylaminomethyl(34) synthesis enzyme MnmG; this encodes MQQDFKYDIIVVGAGHAGCEAAVAAARMGARTCIITMDMNKIAQMSCNPAVGGIAKGQIVREIDALGGQMGLITDAASIQFRMLNRSKGPAMWSPRAQCDRIRFIQEWRKVLENTPNLHIWQDEVCELLTNKGQVNGVRTIWGAEFTARCVIITAGTFLNGLMHVGRKQIPGGRCAEPAVLHLTESITQHGIRAERMKTGTPVRIDKRSVHLDEMGLEPGDEDMRTFSYISEGHPLPQQPCWTCNTNEDVHDILRGGLPDSPLYNGQIQSIGPRYCPSIETKLVTFEGRDHHPLFLEPEGVDTNEMYLNGFSSSLPMDVQIEALRKIPALRDVVVYRPGYAIEYDFFDPTQLTHSLESKLIDGLFFAGQVNGTTGYEEAAGQGLMAGINAVLKCSGNSSFTLGRDEAYIGVLIDDLVTKGVDEPYRMFTSRAEYRILLRQDNADMRLTPHALRLGLATNKRRSVFEKKEKDIQSLMQFVKETVIRPEFINNFLQSVGSSSLRGSCRLSDLLARPQVNMNALADNVPILQQHLDQVSTRRKEVAEAAEIEIKYAGYISREQQLAEKMQRLEDIKIKGHFDYASLHEISTEGRQKLIAIDPETLGQASRIPGVSPSDISVLLILSGR
- a CDS encoding adenine phosphoribosyltransferase, translating into MNKDCILENLRNIPNYPKPGIQFQDVSTIFKNAECLKEMADEIVNLYKDKGVTKVVGIESRGFVLGAIVASRLGAGFVMCRKPGKLPGTTRKASYQKEYGYDCIEIHDDAINENDTILIHDDLLATGGSMLAAYNLVKSFKPKDIYINFIIELCMEGLGGRKTLEGTNLTTLLQVSR
- the uvrC gene encoding excinuclease ABC subunit UvrC translates to MDAALESKLKNIVTNLPESPGSYQYLDETGKIIYVGKAKNLKRRVSSYFNKDQQSQKTKLLVSKIRDIHYIVVKTEEDALLLENNLIKQHKPKYNILLKDGKTYPSIAVTKEFLPRIFKTRNRNLKHALLFGPYSHAGTMYALLDLCKELYQVRPCMTPITKEGVETGKYDVCLRYHLHKCKAPCCGRQTHEEYVANIGQCIEILKGNTAELSRNLRKKMETLSEELRFEEAEEIRKKYEIIENFRSKSTVISSVEHNIDVFNIDSDEKAAYVNYLHVVKGSITQAYTLECKKKLDESNEEIIAYAIIELREKFASNSKEIVVPFKVDIPESIAIQTIPQRGDKYHLLELSALNVKQYKFDKLKQAEKLNPEQKSVRLMKEIQKDLGLSSLPYRIELFDNSNISGEDAVAACVVFEKLKPAKKEYRTYNIKTVTGPDDYASMKEVVRRRYSRIFEELSSLPDLIIADGGKGQMEVIREVTEDELKLNIPIAGLAKDKRHRTRELLFGFPQKSIGVDPSSQLFRTLTQMQDEVHRFAIKFHRNKRSKRQVASELDKIDGIGKKTKELLLKKFGSVKVIKNADETALQKILGPIKGSKIYHNLHKGDISSEKINDI